A genomic window from Promicromonospora sukumoe includes:
- a CDS encoding DEAD/DEAH box helicase, protein MTAPSSTTSTTSTAPPSTDRPASSSGAPKPAGTLIPYLPAPTGKDPDPDVLFEKFGEWAAAGGRALYPHQEEALLEVMTGSHVVLATPTGSGKSMVAMGAQFAALAAHRSGRGGRTYYTAPLKALVSEKFFDLVAAFGSKNVGMMTGDSAVNPDAPIICCTAEILANLALRRGDAAEESDTAADDEAIAQVVMDEFHYYGDPQRGWAWQVPLLELTNTQFILMSATLGDTARLREDIEERTGRPVAEVAGAERPVPLTFSYVVEPLTEVIQELVTTHRAPVYVVHFTQKDAVDRAQSLLSMNVSSKSEKEAIIAEMGAFRFGTGFGKILSKFLRHGVGVHHAGMLPKYRRLVERLTQKGLLKVVCGTDTLGVGINVPIRTVLLTSLVKFDGERMRHLSAREFHQIAGRAGRAGYDTVGEVLVMAPEHVIENRKILAKAGDDPKKLKKIVRKKAPSGSVNWTDATFERLRDADPEPLVSQFRVNHAMVLNVLARGTAHGTARGAAHADAGDPVDAMRHLLTANHDSETQQAAHVRQAFRIYRSLRLAGVVEKVRVPDGDGGLRPSARLMVDLPRDFALNQPLSPFALAAMDLLDVESPTHALDVVSVIEATLDDPRQVLMGQQNRARGEAVAAMKAEGLEYEERMELLEEVTWPKPLADLLEPAFQTYRRTNPWVADAELSPKSVVRDMVEKAMTFAEIVSVYGLERTEGVVLRYLADAFRAVRQVVPEEHRTEEVQEIIEWLGELVRGVDSSLLDEWERLANPVDDDADLVTDGELADAGAEAPVRPVTGNPRAFRRLVRNAMFRRVELVAREAYSALASLDQGWDADAWGDALDPLFEEQGDDAVGIGPEARSAALLTILEPGAELPSSSGTSGTSTSGQDGETGRVEPGTWWVRQVLDDADRNRDWAITARIDLAASDEAGEVVLTVVAVGQI, encoded by the coding sequence ATGACCGCGCCCTCCTCGACAACGTCGACAACCTCGACCGCTCCCCCGTCCACCGACCGGCCCGCCTCGTCGTCGGGCGCCCCGAAGCCCGCAGGGACACTGATTCCCTACCTGCCCGCGCCCACGGGCAAGGACCCCGACCCGGACGTCCTGTTCGAGAAGTTCGGCGAGTGGGCCGCGGCGGGCGGGCGCGCGCTGTACCCGCACCAGGAGGAGGCCCTCCTGGAGGTCATGACGGGGTCCCACGTGGTCCTCGCGACGCCCACGGGCTCCGGCAAGTCGATGGTCGCCATGGGCGCGCAGTTCGCCGCGCTGGCCGCCCACCGCTCCGGGCGCGGTGGCCGCACCTATTACACGGCCCCGCTCAAGGCGCTGGTCAGCGAGAAGTTCTTCGACCTGGTCGCCGCGTTCGGTTCGAAGAACGTCGGCATGATGACGGGCGACTCCGCCGTCAACCCGGACGCCCCGATCATCTGCTGCACCGCCGAGATCCTCGCGAACCTCGCCCTGCGGCGCGGCGACGCCGCGGAGGAGAGCGACACCGCCGCGGACGACGAGGCCATCGCCCAGGTCGTCATGGACGAGTTCCACTACTACGGCGACCCCCAGCGCGGCTGGGCGTGGCAGGTGCCGCTGCTGGAGCTCACGAACACGCAGTTCATCCTGATGAGCGCCACGCTCGGCGACACCGCCCGCCTGCGCGAGGACATCGAGGAGCGCACCGGGCGGCCCGTCGCCGAGGTCGCGGGCGCCGAGCGCCCCGTGCCGCTCACCTTCTCGTACGTGGTGGAGCCGCTCACCGAGGTGATCCAGGAGCTGGTGACCACGCACCGCGCCCCGGTCTACGTGGTCCACTTCACGCAGAAGGACGCCGTGGACCGCGCGCAGTCCCTGCTGTCGATGAACGTCTCCAGCAAGTCGGAGAAGGAGGCGATCATCGCGGAGATGGGCGCCTTCCGGTTCGGCACCGGGTTCGGCAAGATCCTCAGCAAGTTCCTGCGGCACGGCGTGGGCGTGCACCACGCGGGCATGCTGCCCAAGTACCGCCGCCTCGTGGAGCGCCTGACGCAGAAGGGCCTGCTCAAGGTCGTCTGCGGCACCGACACCCTCGGCGTCGGCATCAACGTGCCGATCCGCACGGTGCTCCTGACCAGCCTCGTGAAGTTCGACGGCGAACGCATGCGCCACCTCAGCGCCCGCGAGTTCCACCAGATCGCCGGGCGCGCGGGCCGCGCCGGGTACGACACGGTGGGCGAGGTGCTCGTCATGGCGCCCGAGCACGTCATCGAGAACCGCAAGATCCTGGCCAAGGCCGGCGACGACCCGAAGAAGCTCAAGAAGATCGTCCGCAAGAAGGCGCCGTCGGGCTCCGTGAACTGGACCGACGCCACCTTCGAGCGCCTGCGCGACGCCGATCCCGAGCCGCTGGTCTCCCAGTTCCGCGTGAACCACGCGATGGTGCTCAACGTCCTGGCGCGCGGCACGGCCCACGGCACGGCGCGCGGTGCGGCCCACGCCGACGCGGGCGACCCCGTCGACGCCATGCGCCACCTCCTGACCGCCAACCACGACTCGGAGACGCAGCAGGCCGCGCATGTGCGGCAGGCGTTCCGCATCTACCGCTCCCTGCGGCTCGCGGGCGTCGTGGAGAAGGTCCGGGTGCCCGACGGCGACGGCGGCCTGCGGCCGTCCGCACGCCTGATGGTGGACCTCCCCCGCGACTTCGCGCTCAACCAGCCGCTGTCGCCGTTCGCGCTCGCCGCCATGGACCTGCTCGACGTCGAGAGCCCCACGCACGCGCTCGACGTCGTCTCCGTCATCGAGGCCACCCTGGACGACCCACGCCAGGTGCTCATGGGCCAGCAGAACCGGGCGCGCGGCGAGGCCGTCGCCGCGATGAAGGCGGAGGGGCTGGAGTACGAGGAGCGCATGGAGCTGCTGGAGGAGGTCACGTGGCCCAAGCCGCTGGCCGACCTCCTGGAGCCCGCGTTCCAGACCTACCGCCGCACCAACCCGTGGGTCGCGGACGCCGAGCTGTCGCCCAAGTCCGTGGTGCGCGACATGGTCGAGAAGGCCATGACGTTCGCCGAGATCGTGAGCGTGTACGGGCTGGAGCGCACCGAGGGCGTGGTGCTGCGCTACCTCGCCGACGCGTTCCGGGCCGTGCGCCAGGTGGTCCCCGAGGAGCACCGCACCGAAGAGGTGCAGGAGATCATCGAGTGGCTCGGCGAGCTCGTGCGCGGCGTGGACTCCTCGTTGCTCGACGAGTGGGAGCGCTTGGCGAACCCTGTGGACGACGATGCCGACCTCGTGACGGACGGCGAGCTGGCCGACGCCGGGGCCGAGGCGCCCGTGCGGCCCGTGACCGGCAACCCCCGTGCGTTCCGGCGCCTGGTCCGCAACGCGATGTTCCGCCGGGTCGAGCTCGTCGCGCGCGAGGCTTACTCGGCGCTGGCGTCGCTGGACCAGGGCTGGGACGCCGACGCCTGGGGCGACGCCCTCGACCCGCTGTTCGAGGAGCAGGGCGACGACGCCGTCGGCATCGGCCCGGAGGCCCGCTCGGCCGCGCTGCTGACGATCCTGGAGCCGGGCGCGGAGCTGCCCAGCAGCAGCGGCACCAGCGGCACCAGCACCAGCGGGCAGGACGGCGAGACCGGCCGCGTCGAGCCCGGTACCTGGTGGGTGCGGCAGGTGCTCGACGACGCCGACCGCAACCGCGACTGGGCCATCACCGCCCGGATCGACCTGGCGGCCAGTGACGAGGCGGGCGAGGTCGTGCTGACGGTGGTCGCCGTCGGCCAGATCTAG
- a CDS encoding sulfite exporter TauE/SafE family protein, giving the protein MLALLVLAILVGGSLQRVAGMGFGLVAGPFIVLLIGPIEGVMFVNLVGALMALLVLGRTIRHVNWRRYGWLVSASVAVSVPAALVIREASASALEIGVGGVVVVAMTLALVTSRLRGAERPFAPEARLPLLVTGAAAGFGSVAAGIGGPPIAVYSVLDRWDPRDFAATAQPIFLTNAIAAMTAKLLVADVTFPGFAVWEWVAVGVALVASIGLGELLVGRISASATRKVLVTLAYIGGFATLARGLLGLAA; this is encoded by the coding sequence GTGCTTGCCCTCCTCGTCCTCGCCATCCTCGTCGGGGGCTCCCTGCAACGCGTGGCGGGGATGGGCTTCGGACTCGTCGCCGGGCCGTTCATCGTGCTCCTGATCGGCCCGATCGAGGGCGTCATGTTCGTCAACCTCGTGGGGGCGCTGATGGCGCTGCTCGTGCTCGGGCGCACGATCCGGCACGTGAACTGGCGTCGCTACGGCTGGCTGGTGAGCGCGTCCGTGGCGGTCAGCGTGCCGGCGGCGCTGGTCATCCGGGAGGCGAGCGCGTCGGCCCTGGAGATCGGGGTGGGCGGCGTCGTCGTGGTCGCGATGACGCTCGCGCTGGTGACCTCGCGGCTGCGGGGCGCGGAGCGGCCGTTCGCGCCGGAGGCCCGGCTGCCGCTGCTCGTCACGGGTGCCGCGGCCGGTTTCGGCAGCGTGGCCGCCGGGATCGGGGGCCCGCCCATCGCCGTCTACTCCGTGCTCGACCGCTGGGACCCCCGCGACTTCGCGGCCACCGCCCAGCCCATCTTCCTCACCAACGCGATCGCCGCGATGACGGCCAAGCTCCTGGTCGCCGACGTCACGTTCCCCGGCTTCGCCGTCTGGGAGTGGGTGGCCGTCGGCGTCGCGCTCGTGGCCTCCATCGGGCTGGGCGAGCTGCTCGTCGGACGGATCTCGGCGAGCGCCACGCGCAAGGTGCTCGTGACGCTCGCCTACATCGGTGGGTTCGCGACGCTCGCCCGGGGCCTGCTCGGCCTGGCGGCCTGA
- the ybaK gene encoding Cys-tRNA(Pro) deacylase, with protein sequence MAKNSKSARASHGTPAVVALEKSGTAHTLHPYEHDPSSELSYGMEAAEAIGVDAPQVFKTLLADVDGKLVVGIVPVDRKLDLKALARAAGGKKAAMAEPAAAERATGYVVGGISPLGQKARHTTVLDESAEAFDVVYVSGGRRGLDVGLAPADLLTLTGGTTAPIARD encoded by the coding sequence GTGGCCAAGAACTCGAAGTCCGCCCGCGCCAGCCACGGGACGCCCGCCGTCGTCGCGCTGGAGAAGTCCGGTACGGCGCACACGCTGCACCCCTACGAGCACGACCCGTCGAGCGAGCTGAGCTACGGCATGGAGGCCGCGGAGGCGATCGGCGTCGACGCGCCGCAGGTGTTCAAGACGCTGCTGGCCGACGTCGACGGGAAGCTCGTCGTGGGCATCGTGCCCGTGGACCGCAAGCTCGACCTCAAGGCCCTGGCCCGCGCGGCGGGCGGCAAGAAGGCGGCGATGGCCGAGCCCGCGGCCGCCGAGCGCGCGACCGGGTACGTGGTGGGCGGCATCTCGCCACTGGGGCAGAAGGCCCGGCACACGACGGTGCTGGACGAGTCCGCCGAAGCGTTCGACGTCGTCTACGTGTCGGGCGGCCGGCGCGGGCTCGACGTGGGCCTCGCACCGGCCGACCTGCTGACGCTCACGGGCGGGACGACGGCCCCGATCGCCCGCGACTAG
- a CDS encoding YccF domain-containing protein codes for MRTLLNIIWVIFAGFGLWLGYMLAGIICCLLIVTIPFGVASFRIAGYALWPFGREVVESPRSGIFSLIGNVIWVIVAGWWLALGHVVTAIPLVISIIGIPMAWANLKLIPVSLMPLGKQIVPSDALLPTYRKQVAAS; via the coding sequence ATGAGAACGCTGCTGAACATCATCTGGGTCATCTTCGCGGGGTTCGGGCTGTGGCTCGGGTACATGCTCGCGGGGATCATCTGCTGCCTGCTCATCGTCACCATCCCGTTCGGCGTCGCGTCCTTCCGCATCGCGGGGTACGCCCTGTGGCCGTTCGGGCGCGAGGTCGTCGAGAGCCCGCGCTCCGGCATCTTCTCCCTGATCGGCAACGTGATCTGGGTGATCGTGGCCGGCTGGTGGCTCGCGCTGGGCCACGTCGTCACCGCGATCCCGCTGGTGATCTCGATCATCGGCATCCCGATGGCCTGGGCGAACCTCAAGCTCATTCCCGTCTCGCTCATGCCGCTCGGCAAGCAGATCGTCCCCAGCGACGCCCTGCTGCCGACCTACCGCAAGCAGGTCGCCGCGTCCTGA
- a CDS encoding YggS family pyridoxal phosphate-dependent enzyme, producing MPDQTQPDQVQPNAAQQSPGSVAGRLAVVRGRIAAAADAAGRGPDEVRLLVATKTQTADAVLEALAAGVDLIGENRVQELVAKAPAVADRVADGTLAVHMIGHLQRNKINQVLATATGLETLDSLDLARAISDRCVRDDRTGSQALDVMVQVNVTGEESKSGVGPDAAAELAAAVAALPGLRLTGFMTIGARLADTSERGVRAGFARLRAVRDEVLASGAPGTGTATELSMGMTGDLELAIAEGATIVRVGTAVFGPRAAP from the coding sequence GTGCCCGACCAGACCCAGCCCGACCAGGTCCAGCCCAACGCCGCCCAGCAGTCGCCCGGCTCGGTCGCCGGCCGGCTCGCCGTCGTCCGGGGCCGCATCGCCGCGGCCGCCGACGCCGCCGGGCGCGGCCCGGACGAGGTGCGGCTGCTGGTCGCGACCAAGACGCAGACGGCGGACGCCGTGCTCGAGGCGCTGGCCGCGGGCGTCGACCTGATCGGCGAGAACCGGGTGCAGGAGCTCGTCGCCAAGGCGCCCGCGGTGGCCGACCGGGTCGCGGACGGCACGCTGGCCGTCCACATGATCGGTCACCTGCAGCGCAACAAGATCAACCAGGTGCTGGCCACGGCCACGGGCCTGGAGACGCTCGACTCGCTCGACCTCGCGCGGGCGATTTCCGACCGCTGCGTGCGCGACGACCGCACCGGCAGCCAGGCCCTGGACGTGATGGTGCAGGTCAACGTCACGGGCGAGGAGAGCAAGTCCGGCGTCGGGCCCGACGCCGCCGCCGAGCTCGCCGCCGCCGTCGCCGCCCTGCCGGGGCTGCGCCTGACCGGGTTCATGACGATCGGCGCGCGGCTGGCGGACACGTCGGAGCGAGGTGTCCGTGCGGGGTTCGCGCGGCTGCGTGCCGTCCGGGACGAGGTCCTCGCGTCGGGCGCACCCGGGACGGGCACCGCGACCGAGCTGTCGATGGGCATGACCGGCGACCTGGAGCTCGCGATCGCGGAGGGCGCGACGATCGTCCGGGTGGGCACGGCGGTCTTCGGCCCGCGCGCCGCGCCCTGA
- a CDS encoding GNAT family N-acetyltransferase: protein MSTVTVLRPATDADISELVSLNNAAIPAVPDTPADDMSELLGAASLALVAVDAETPARPLGFVVALEGGEDWEGENYAWFEERGLDHLYVDRIVVGEGARGRGIGQLFYDAVFDAARTAGHDVVTCEVNLDPPNPGSMRFHGRLGFSERGQQLTKGGDVLVAKLAADVREAGSRRPVAA, encoded by the coding sequence ATGTCCACTGTCACCGTGCTGCGACCCGCCACTGACGCCGACATCTCTGAGCTGGTGAGCCTGAACAACGCAGCGATCCCCGCCGTCCCGGACACCCCGGCCGACGACATGTCCGAGCTGCTCGGCGCCGCATCCCTCGCCCTGGTGGCCGTCGACGCGGAGACGCCCGCGCGACCGCTCGGCTTCGTCGTCGCGCTCGAGGGCGGCGAGGACTGGGAGGGCGAGAACTACGCCTGGTTCGAGGAGCGCGGGCTGGACCACCTGTACGTGGACCGCATCGTCGTGGGCGAGGGCGCCCGGGGCCGCGGCATCGGCCAGCTCTTCTACGACGCCGTGTTCGACGCCGCCCGCACCGCGGGCCACGACGTCGTCACCTGCGAGGTGAACCTCGACCCGCCGAACCCCGGGTCGATGCGCTTCCACGGCAGGCTCGGCTTCTCCGAGCGCGGGCAGCAGCTCACCAAGGGCGGCGACGTTCTGGTCGCGAAGCTCGCGGCCGACGTCCGCGAGGCGGGCTCCCGCCGCCCGGTCGCGGCCTGA
- the murQ gene encoding N-acetylmuramic acid 6-phosphate etherase, with the protein MIAEAGFERHAQSAPRPVSPTEERNPRTRDIDVVSTADMVRMITDEDAAVIAAVRAAHPRIVEAIDLAVEGIRAGGRVHYVGSGTSGRMGLLDAAELLPTYGVGEEMFVPHLAGGLGAFKKAAEGAEDDVEAGAALVSDVGPADVVFGIAASGNTPYVGGALDMGRSRGARTVLLASNPFAALAPKADVPILVNTGPEAITGSTRMKAGTAQKMVLNTFSTAVMVRLGKTYSNLMVEVLATNEKLRKRLVRLLTQATDLEADVCANALAATDGDLRAALVMLVAGVDRSAAVAALAVEPGRFTGPSVREALARLGIEPA; encoded by the coding sequence ATGATCGCCGAGGCGGGATTCGAACGGCACGCACAGTCGGCGCCGCGCCCGGTCTCACCCACCGAGGAGCGCAACCCGCGCACCCGTGACATCGACGTGGTCTCCACGGCGGACATGGTGCGCATGATCACCGACGAGGACGCCGCCGTCATCGCCGCGGTACGCGCGGCACACCCGCGCATCGTCGAGGCGATCGACCTGGCGGTGGAAGGTATCCGCGCGGGCGGGCGGGTGCACTACGTCGGGTCGGGCACGTCGGGCCGCATGGGCCTGCTCGACGCCGCGGAGCTCCTGCCCACGTACGGCGTGGGCGAGGAGATGTTCGTCCCGCACCTCGCGGGCGGGCTGGGCGCCTTCAAGAAGGCGGCCGAGGGCGCCGAGGACGACGTCGAGGCCGGCGCCGCGCTCGTGTCCGACGTCGGGCCGGCCGACGTCGTGTTCGGGATCGCCGCCAGCGGCAACACCCCGTACGTCGGGGGAGCGCTCGACATGGGCCGCTCCCGCGGGGCGCGGACCGTGCTGCTCGCGTCGAACCCGTTCGCCGCCCTGGCACCCAAGGCCGACGTACCGATCCTGGTGAACACCGGGCCGGAGGCCATCACGGGGTCCACCCGCATGAAGGCGGGCACCGCCCAGAAGATGGTCCTGAACACCTTCTCCACCGCGGTGATGGTGCGGCTCGGCAAGACCTACTCGAACCTCATGGTCGAGGTGCTCGCGACCAACGAGAAGCTGCGCAAGCGGCTGGTGCGCCTGCTCACGCAGGCCACCGACCTGGAGGCCGACGTGTGCGCGAACGCGCTCGCGGCGACCGACGGCGACCTGCGGGCAGCCCTCGTGATGCTCGTGGCGGGCGTCGACCGGTCCGCGGCGGTCGCGGCGCTGGCCGTCGAGCCGGGCCGGTTCACCGGGCCGTCGGTCCGCGAGGCGCTGGCGAGGCTGGGCATCGAGCCGGCCTGA
- a CDS encoding glycoside hydrolase family 3 protein: MTDAPTAGADAGPQAGPEAGPQAGPGRTERAVNGVLLPGFENAVGPDGVRPDGVGPDGAGVPDWLADAARAGLAGVVYFARNTPDVATTAALSAALHEISPDLVIAVDEEGGDVSRLEAADGSSLPGAAALGVLPGGAISLDAGRALGRVLAATGIDLLLGPVLDVVSEPENPVIGVRAFGTTPDVVARHGIAFARGVRSAGVGVCGKHFPGHGATTVDSHVGLPVVDQPLDVVRARDLVPFARALCPEGVPDPGQAVRDQGAPDQVVRAQAVRAEAVRAQATPNQVVRAQTVRDQSRLDAVMTAHVLFPAVGPAPASVEPAATRLLRELGHDGPIITDALDMGALRQLTGSVGEAAVRAVEAGADLLCLGLDPALYTEAYDTLSRAVASGRVRVERLEESGARTRALVAAVRDRRSVVGAVTDAAVAQQALAELADLGAAIADAVVHARGHLVPLAPDAAPDVVDLRLRLDHAAGRTARHVQTAIAEAWPGSRDWPGSRDFPEALSSGLGLDDDGLAVLIARFTRYGVSADLDRIGTERGAEFPDDAPREAEPLVVITREPVPGSAERARLEQLWAVRPDLVVVHTGLPGPVEDWFGTLSGGGPAVVVACGTGRANAAAAVERLRGVAAGTRAEHREPRQ; encoded by the coding sequence ATGACCGACGCGCCGACGGCGGGGGCGGACGCCGGTCCGCAAGCGGGGCCGGAAGCAGGGCCGCAGGCCGGGCCCGGTCGCACGGAACGCGCCGTCAACGGCGTGCTCCTGCCGGGGTTCGAGAACGCCGTCGGGCCTGACGGTGTTCGGCCTGACGGCGTCGGGCCCGACGGCGCCGGCGTGCCGGACTGGCTGGCCGACGCCGCCCGGGCCGGCCTCGCCGGCGTCGTCTACTTCGCGCGCAACACGCCCGACGTCGCCACCACCGCCGCGCTGTCGGCGGCGCTGCACGAGATCTCGCCCGACCTGGTGATCGCCGTCGACGAGGAGGGCGGCGACGTGTCCCGGCTGGAGGCGGCCGACGGTTCGTCGCTGCCCGGGGCCGCGGCCCTCGGCGTCCTGCCGGGCGGCGCCATCTCGCTGGACGCGGGCCGTGCGCTGGGCCGCGTGCTCGCCGCCACCGGTATCGACCTGCTCCTCGGGCCCGTGCTCGACGTCGTCTCCGAGCCCGAGAACCCCGTCATCGGGGTACGGGCCTTCGGCACCACGCCCGACGTCGTCGCCCGCCACGGCATCGCGTTCGCCCGCGGGGTGCGCAGCGCCGGCGTCGGCGTGTGCGGCAAGCACTTCCCGGGGCACGGCGCCACCACCGTGGACTCCCACGTGGGCCTCCCGGTCGTGGACCAGCCGCTCGACGTCGTCCGGGCGCGCGACCTCGTCCCGTTCGCGCGGGCCCTGTGCCCGGAGGGCGTGCCCGACCCGGGCCAGGCTGTGCGTGACCAGGGGGCGCCTGACCAGGTCGTGCGTGCCCAGGCTGTGCGTGCTGAGGCTGTGCGTGCCCAGGCCACGCCGAACCAGGTCGTGCGGGCTCAAACTGTGCGGGATCAGTCGCGGCTCGACGCGGTGATGACCGCCCACGTGCTGTTCCCCGCCGTCGGGCCGGCGCCCGCGTCCGTCGAGCCCGCGGCGACCCGACTGCTGCGCGAGCTGGGCCACGACGGCCCGATCATCACCGACGCCCTCGACATGGGCGCCTTGCGGCAGCTCACCGGCTCGGTGGGCGAGGCCGCCGTCCGCGCCGTCGAGGCCGGCGCCGACCTGCTCTGCCTCGGCCTCGACCCCGCCCTCTACACCGAGGCGTACGACACCCTGAGCCGGGCCGTGGCATCGGGCCGAGTCCGGGTCGAGAGGCTGGAGGAGTCCGGCGCACGCACCCGGGCCCTCGTGGCCGCCGTCCGCGACCGGCGGTCGGTCGTGGGCGCGGTGACCGACGCGGCCGTCGCGCAGCAGGCGCTCGCGGAGCTGGCCGACCTGGGCGCGGCCATCGCGGACGCCGTCGTGCACGCGCGGGGGCACCTGGTGCCGCTCGCCCCGGATGCCGCGCCCGACGTCGTCGACCTGCGCCTCCGGCTGGACCACGCCGCGGGCCGGACGGCGCGTCACGTCCAGACCGCGATCGCCGAGGCTTGGCCTGGATCGAGGGACTGGCCTGGATCGAGAGACTTCCCCGAGGCACTGTCGAGCGGGCTCGGACTGGACGATGATGGACTTGCAGTGCTTATTGCCCGATTCACCCGGTACGGTGTATCGGCGGATCTCGACAGAATCGGTACCGAACGTGGCGCAGAATTTCCTGACGACGCTCCGCGCGAGGCCGAGCCGCTCGTCGTGATCACCCGTGAGCCCGTCCCGGGTTCGGCCGAACGAGCCCGGCTGGAGCAGCTCTGGGCGGTGCGCCCGGACCTGGTGGTGGTGCACACGGGGCTGCCCGGACCGGTCGAGGACTGGTTCGGGACGCTGAGCGGTGGTGGCCCGGCGGTCGTGGTGGCGTGCGGTACGGGTCGGGCGAACGCCGCGGCGGCCGTCGAACGGCTCCGGGGCGTGGCAGCGGGCACGAGAGCAGAACACCGAGAACCCCGGCAGTGA
- a CDS encoding carbohydrate ABC transporter permease codes for MSARRSPLRQLGKGVLVALLLIFTLFPVYWMLNSSLDAQAGHTNSFWPSEPTLEHYVFVLTEGGFGTFLRNSLLVALGTVLVSSALALLASVAVARFRFRMRTQILMMVLIVQMVPLEALVIPLFVQVRDLQLLETLTGLIVVYVALAVPFGIWMLRGFVAAVPVELEEAAYLDGASWGRMFWSVLLPLVAPGLVATSIFGFITAWNEFIFAMTMLGGASENYTVAIGLRSFFGVHSNDWGAIMAASTIITVPVMIFFVLVQRRLASGLTSGAVKE; via the coding sequence ATGAGCGCGCGCCGGTCGCCCCTGCGCCAGCTCGGCAAGGGCGTGCTCGTGGCCCTGCTGCTGATCTTCACGCTGTTCCCCGTCTACTGGATGCTGAACAGCTCGCTCGACGCGCAGGCCGGGCACACCAACAGCTTCTGGCCCTCCGAGCCGACGCTGGAGCACTACGTGTTCGTGCTCACCGAGGGCGGGTTCGGCACCTTCCTGCGCAACTCCCTGCTCGTGGCGCTCGGCACGGTGCTCGTCTCGTCAGCGCTCGCGCTGCTCGCGTCCGTCGCGGTGGCCCGCTTCCGGTTCCGGATGCGCACCCAGATCCTGATGATGGTGCTCATCGTGCAGATGGTGCCGCTCGAGGCGCTCGTCATCCCGCTGTTCGTGCAGGTCCGCGACCTCCAGCTGCTGGAGACGCTGACCGGGCTGATCGTCGTCTACGTCGCCCTGGCCGTGCCGTTCGGCATCTGGATGCTGCGCGGGTTCGTCGCGGCGGTCCCGGTCGAGCTGGAGGAAGCCGCGTACCTCGACGGCGCGAGCTGGGGCCGCATGTTCTGGTCGGTGCTGCTGCCGCTCGTGGCGCCCGGGCTGGTCGCGACCAGCATCTTCGGGTTCATCACCGCGTGGAACGAGTTCATCTTCGCGATGACGATGCTCGGCGGCGCATCCGAGAACTACACCGTGGCGATCGGCCTGCGCTCGTTCTTCGGCGTCCACTCCAACGACTGGGGCGCGATCATGGCGGCGTCGACCATCATCACGGTGCCCGTGATGATCTTCTTCGTCCTGGTCCAGCGCCGCCTCGCCTCGGGCCTCACCTCCGGGGCCGTGAAGGAATGA
- a CDS encoding carbohydrate ABC transporter permease: MTAPAPPTPQAHGSAPEGAGSGAGPVARSVAGGWTGRARAAAVRPWLLLAPALLVLAVLLLWPLVRVFLFSLQDYGLREITTGEPNWIGLGNYAEILATPELWTVVLPNTVGFAVLAVAGTVAFGTAVAVLLASLGPFWRTVTSSAIMAAWAMPAVTGTYVWVWIFDADRGVFNDVLMSLGLLDDPTNWFTNRWTFYAIVLLNVIHHGFPFVAITVLAGLLGVPKEMLEAAEMDGAGSFRRFFSIIVPQLRQVFAVVIILSTIWDFKVFAQVYLMPGGAGSNRSVLNLGVWSYVESFGQNRYGFGSAIAVLLTVLLLVVTAVYVRTVLAEEER, encoded by the coding sequence ATGACGGCGCCGGCTCCGCCCACCCCGCAGGCCCACGGGTCGGCCCCCGAGGGGGCCGGCTCGGGCGCAGGCCCGGTCGCCCGCTCCGTGGCCGGCGGGTGGACCGGCCGCGCCAGGGCCGCCGCCGTGCGGCCCTGGCTGCTGCTCGCGCCCGCCCTGCTCGTCCTGGCGGTGCTGCTGCTGTGGCCGCTCGTGCGGGTGTTCCTCTTCTCCCTGCAGGACTACGGCCTGCGGGAGATCACCACCGGCGAGCCCAACTGGATCGGCCTGGGCAACTACGCCGAGATCCTGGCGACGCCCGAGCTGTGGACGGTGGTGCTGCCCAACACGGTCGGGTTCGCCGTGCTGGCCGTGGCGGGCACCGTCGCGTTCGGTACGGCCGTCGCGGTGCTGCTCGCGTCGCTCGGCCCCTTCTGGCGCACCGTCACCTCCAGCGCGATCATGGCGGCCTGGGCCATGCCCGCCGTCACCGGTACGTATGTGTGGGTGTGGATCTTCGACGCCGACCGCGGGGTCTTCAACGACGTCCTGATGAGCCTCGGCCTGCTGGACGACCCGACCAACTGGTTCACCAACCGCTGGACGTTCTACGCGATCGTGCTGCTCAACGTGATCCACCACGGCTTCCCATTCGTCGCGATCACCGTGCTCGCCGGGCTGCTCGGCGTGCCGAAGGAGATGCTGGAGGCCGCCGAGATGGACGGCGCCGGGTCGTTCCGCCGGTTCTTCTCGATCATCGTGCCGCAGCTCCGCCAGGTGTTCGCCGTCGTGATCATCCTGTCGACCATCTGGGACTTCAAGGTGTTCGCGCAGGTGTACCTGATGCCCGGCGGCGCCGGGTCCAACCGGTCCGTGCTCAACCTTGGCGTGTGGTCCTACGTCGAGTCGTTCGGGCAGAACAGGTACGGGTTCGGCTCCGCGATCGCCGTGCTGCTGACGGTGCTGCTGCTCGTGGTCACCGCCGTCTACGTCCGTACCGTCCTGGCGGAGGAGGAACGATGA